One region of Parambassis ranga chromosome 12, fParRan2.1, whole genome shotgun sequence genomic DNA includes:
- the tmem150c gene encoding transmembrane protein 150C: MWRCSPWAFLPPVYSVCTAAGLWLVYFVAVSTETVRPLGSQHRRGNNTKMYPPIISIAGNFPPASCIFSEVMNLAAFVGFIIGVLRYMQLKSRLGKSWLNVCSLVAFSIGCFGMTLIGNFQLFTDGLIHNSGTLMTFGLGTLFCWMQSFITLGANMGSDEKAAAIARFVLSGCITVCMCLKTYFGLMSLYMQEAQSQWALVMFFLIFIGTFGIEFRHSRFEIISMEASRRPVLQAEASEWTDQQLDQL; this comes from the exons ATGTGGCGCTGCAGTCCGTGGGCCTTCCTGCCTCCCGTGTACTCCGTGTGCACCGCTGCTGGGCTGTGGCTGGT GTATTTTGTGGCTGTTTCCACGGAGACCGTGAGGCCTCTGGGCTCACAGCACAG gaGAGGAAATAACACTAAAATGTATCCTCCCATCATCAG taTTGCCGGAAACTTCCCGCCTGCCAGCTGCATCTTCAGTGAGGTCATGAACCTGGCGGCGTTTGtgg GGTTCATCATCGGCGTCCTCAGATACATGCAGCTGAAGAGCAGGCTGGGTAAATCCTGGTTGAACGTCTGCAGCCTCGTGGCCTTTTCCATTGGCTGCTTCGGAATGACGCTGATTGGAAACTTCCAG ctttttactGACGGGCTGATTCACAACTCTGGCACCCTGATGACGTTTGGACTCGGCACGCTGTTCTGCTGGATGCAGTCGTTCATCACGCTGGGCGCCAACATGGGGAGCGATGAGAAGGCCGCCGCCATCGCTCGCTTCGTGCTGTCAGGGTGCATCACTGTCTGCATGTGCCTCAAAACCT ACTTTGGTCTGATGTCTCTGTACATGCAGGAAGCTCAGTCCCAGTGGGCTCTCGTCAtgttcttcctcatcttcatcgGCACTTTTGGCATCGAGTTTCGTCACAGCCGCTTCGAGATCATAAGCATGGAGGCCTCGAGGCGGCCCGTCCTTCAGGCGGAGGCCTCTGAATGGACCGATCAGCAGCTGGACCAGCTGTAA